A region from the Mycolicibacterium litorale genome encodes:
- a CDS encoding aldehyde dehydrogenase family protein: protein MTERDTSAVPLLVGGRWEHDGNLLTATAAGDGRVLGHTFEATPDQLNRATDAAVRAFGITRKLASFERGEMLRRAADLIMAEVDSVGASLAAEIGKPITDARLEVRRTAAAFRMAGEESERIGGEVMPLDLLPTSRGRWGITRQMPIGPIAAISPFNVPLSLSAHKVAPALAAGCSVVLKPDSRAALTMLRLAELLVEAGVPEGALSVLPMSTDVGDLMVTDDRFQMVTFTGSVRAGWDIRARAGTKKVTLELGGTAPVIVDETADPAHAAARTVAGAFKFAGQLCISVQRAIVHRSVYDEYLDALVKGAATLRVGDPLDDATQVGPMISGPAAQRIREWIDEAVAGGARVLTGEPGDGPYVAPHVLDRVPPESQLGCQEAFGPVVTVTPFDDIDEAFAMADATPYGLQAGYFTRDLNRSWRAFDDLEFGAVIINDVPAFRVDNMPFGGVKSSGLGREGIRWAIADMTEPRLLVVAPEAG from the coding sequence ATGACGGAGCGGGACACCAGCGCCGTCCCGCTACTCGTGGGCGGGAGGTGGGAACACGACGGCAACTTGCTGACCGCGACCGCAGCCGGGGACGGCCGCGTGCTGGGACACACCTTCGAGGCGACGCCGGACCAACTCAACCGGGCCACCGACGCCGCGGTGCGCGCCTTCGGAATCACCCGGAAGCTCGCGTCGTTCGAGCGCGGTGAGATGCTGCGCCGCGCAGCGGATCTGATCATGGCCGAGGTGGACTCTGTCGGTGCCTCGCTGGCCGCTGAAATCGGCAAGCCCATCACCGACGCTCGCCTGGAGGTGCGGCGCACCGCCGCCGCGTTCCGCATGGCGGGCGAGGAGTCCGAGCGGATCGGCGGCGAGGTCATGCCGTTGGATCTACTGCCGACGTCCCGCGGTCGGTGGGGGATCACCCGGCAGATGCCGATCGGCCCGATCGCCGCAATCTCGCCGTTCAACGTTCCGCTGAGCCTGTCGGCGCACAAGGTGGCTCCTGCGCTGGCTGCCGGGTGCAGTGTTGTCTTGAAACCGGATTCCCGTGCGGCACTGACGATGTTGCGGCTGGCAGAGCTGCTGGTCGAGGCCGGCGTACCCGAGGGCGCGCTGAGCGTGTTGCCGATGAGCACCGATGTCGGCGACCTCATGGTGACCGACGACCGGTTCCAGATGGTGACATTCACCGGATCGGTGCGGGCCGGGTGGGATATCAGGGCTCGGGCGGGTACCAAGAAGGTCACCCTCGAATTGGGTGGCACCGCCCCGGTGATCGTCGACGAGACCGCCGACCCGGCGCACGCCGCTGCTCGCACGGTGGCCGGCGCCTTCAAGTTCGCCGGGCAGCTGTGCATCAGCGTGCAACGTGCCATCGTGCACCGCAGCGTGTACGACGAGTACCTCGACGCACTGGTCAAAGGCGCAGCCACCCTCAGGGTCGGCGACCCGCTGGACGACGCCACCCAGGTCGGACCGATGATCTCCGGGCCTGCGGCGCAACGCATCCGGGAGTGGATCGACGAGGCGGTGGCAGGTGGTGCGCGAGTGCTCACCGGCGAACCCGGTGACGGCCCATATGTCGCGCCGCACGTACTCGACCGCGTCCCGCCGGAATCACAACTCGGCTGCCAGGAGGCGTTTGGCCCGGTGGTCACCGTGACACCGTTCGACGACATCGACGAGGCGTTCGCCATGGCCGATGCCACCCCGTACGGGCTGCAGGCCGGGTACTTCACCCGGGACCTGAACAGGTCGTGGCGGGCTTTCGACGACCTGGAGTTCGGTGCCGTCATCATCAACGACGTGCCGGCCTTCCGGGTCGACAACATGCCGTTCGGCGGCGTGAAGAGTTCGGGGCTCGGCCGGGAGGGGATCCGGTGGGCGATCGCCGACATGACGGAGCCACGCCTGCTCGTGGTCGCTCCCGAAGCCGGATAG
- a CDS encoding TIGR03619 family F420-dependent LLM class oxidoreductase gives MRFGLSLANKGEGCGPESLDAGAGAAERLGWDSVWVTDHLMVPNGPEAGEYGVMLEALTALTYVAARHRRVTVGTSVIVPAMRDAPLLAKELATIDVLSGGRLVVGVGVSDKGDIIEYTNLGKAERFPRRGAYLDEAVALWRHLWSGKIEPFIGEFHTLSDYSFLPLPVQGAGIPIWCGGRSERALRRTAELADGYHAAQTGPADLAGRVPRLAELTAQQGRPMPTLSVRARVEFGPSTRSVYTLHGSEDAMVDELLEFARAGADEILLVFDAERPHDIERAVNRFHENVIEPFRARSGDFEPAEAGRP, from the coding sequence ATGCGCTTCGGGCTGTCGCTGGCCAACAAGGGAGAAGGTTGCGGGCCCGAGTCGCTGGACGCCGGCGCCGGTGCCGCAGAACGCCTGGGCTGGGACAGCGTCTGGGTGACCGACCACCTGATGGTGCCCAACGGTCCCGAAGCCGGTGAGTACGGCGTCATGTTGGAAGCGCTGACCGCGCTGACGTACGTCGCCGCCCGCCACCGCCGGGTGACGGTCGGCACCAGCGTGATCGTGCCCGCCATGCGGGACGCGCCGCTGCTGGCCAAGGAGTTGGCGACGATCGACGTGCTGTCCGGGGGCCGGTTGGTGGTCGGCGTCGGAGTGAGCGACAAGGGCGACATCATCGAGTACACCAATCTCGGTAAAGCCGAGCGCTTCCCGCGCCGCGGCGCCTACCTCGATGAGGCCGTCGCGCTCTGGCGGCACCTGTGGTCGGGTAAGATCGAACCGTTCATCGGTGAGTTCCACACGCTGTCCGACTACAGCTTCCTGCCGCTGCCAGTTCAAGGCGCCGGCATTCCCATCTGGTGTGGTGGTCGCAGCGAGCGGGCGCTGCGCCGCACCGCCGAGCTGGCCGACGGCTACCACGCCGCGCAGACCGGACCGGCTGACCTCGCCGGGCGAGTGCCGCGTCTAGCGGAACTCACTGCGCAGCAAGGGCGCCCGATGCCCACCCTGTCCGTGCGGGCACGCGTGGAGTTCGGTCCGTCGACCCGAAGTGTCTACACGCTGCACGGATCCGAAGACGCCATGGTCGACGAGCTGCTCGAGTTCGCCCGCGCGGGCGCCGACGAGATTCTGCTGGTGTTCGACGCGGAGCGACCGCACGATATAGAGCGGGCCGTGAACCGGTTTCACGAGAACGTCATCGAGCCGTTCCGGGCTCGAAGCGGCGATTTCGAACCTGCGGAAGCAGGCCGCCCTTGA
- a CDS encoding CaiB/BaiF CoA transferase family protein — protein MTASKPLAGLRVLDFAWIGAGALVTKALGELGAEVIRIESRARPDNLRQSPPFPPGVRNLDASGYFASRNPGKKSVALNMKHPGARAIAMTLAEQSDVFASNFRTGVLERWGMGYDDVREVNSRIVYLTMPMQGREGPHRNYVGFGSTIAALAGLVHTTAVPGRAPIGTGTHYPDHVPNPGHALVALLAAIYHQQRTGEGQYVELSQLESTVNVVGHGILQSSIGGDVRPSGNRLPGCAPRGVYRCASGEWLAISCRSDHHWDAMAKELGRPEWLTDSKFATVYDRIEHADQLDAELAATLESVSRSAVVDKLVAAGVPAGPVNSAKDMLNDPHLVEREFWQPVQHRVIGEIPMSHLPFRIGSGPRPTMTPPPLLGEHTREVATTLLGMTDGQYEELAADGLFY, from the coding sequence GTGACGGCATCGAAGCCGCTCGCCGGGCTGCGAGTCCTCGATTTCGCCTGGATCGGTGCCGGCGCGCTGGTCACCAAGGCCCTCGGTGAGCTCGGAGCCGAGGTCATCAGGATCGAGTCGCGGGCGCGGCCAGACAACCTACGGCAGTCACCGCCCTTCCCGCCCGGCGTCAGGAACCTGGACGCCTCCGGGTACTTCGCATCGCGCAACCCCGGCAAGAAGAGTGTGGCGCTGAACATGAAGCACCCAGGGGCCAGAGCGATCGCGATGACACTGGCCGAGCAGTCCGACGTGTTCGCCAGTAACTTCCGGACCGGAGTGTTGGAGCGCTGGGGTATGGGCTATGACGATGTGCGAGAGGTGAACTCACGTATCGTGTACCTCACGATGCCGATGCAGGGCCGGGAAGGCCCGCACCGCAATTACGTCGGTTTCGGCTCGACCATCGCCGCACTCGCGGGGCTGGTACATACGACAGCGGTGCCGGGCCGTGCTCCCATCGGCACCGGCACGCACTATCCCGACCACGTGCCGAACCCGGGCCATGCGCTGGTCGCGTTGCTGGCGGCGATATACCACCAGCAGCGCACCGGTGAGGGCCAGTACGTCGAGCTGTCCCAGCTCGAGTCCACCGTCAACGTCGTCGGACACGGGATCCTGCAGAGTTCGATCGGCGGGGATGTGCGGCCGTCCGGCAACCGGCTGCCCGGCTGCGCTCCCCGGGGTGTGTACCGGTGTGCGTCAGGGGAGTGGCTCGCCATCTCGTGTCGCTCGGATCACCATTGGGACGCCATGGCGAAGGAGTTGGGCCGCCCGGAGTGGTTGACGGACAGCAAGTTCGCCACCGTGTACGACCGGATCGAGCATGCCGACCAGCTCGACGCCGAGCTCGCCGCCACGCTGGAATCGGTGTCCAGGTCGGCGGTCGTCGACAAGCTGGTGGCGGCTGGAGTGCCCGCTGGGCCGGTCAACAGTGCCAAGGACATGCTCAATGACCCCCACCTGGTCGAGCGCGAGTTCTGGCAGCCGGTGCAGCACCGGGTGATCGGTGAGATCCCGATGTCGCATCTGCCGTTCCGCATCGGAAGTGGCCCACGCCCGACCATGACACCGCCGCCGTTGCTGGGCGAGCACACCAGAGAGGTGGCCACCACCTTACTCGGTATGACCGATGGCCAGTACGAGGAGCTGGCCGCCGACGGGCTGTTCTACTGA
- a CDS encoding Zn-ribbon domain-containing OB-fold protein has product MSRAFIKPVLTDVNRGFWEAAADGVLSVQRCDDCLELRYPPALRCPECLSANWSWQPLSGRGEVLSYIVIHQKYNAAWADRVPYNVAIIQLEEGPRMISNVVPLSGGDVEVGMPVQVVFEDEDGVAIPRFAPTAPDESEGES; this is encoded by the coding sequence ATGAGCAGAGCATTCATCAAACCCGTACTGACCGATGTCAACCGGGGCTTCTGGGAGGCCGCGGCCGACGGCGTGCTGTCGGTGCAGCGCTGCGACGACTGCCTGGAGCTGCGCTACCCGCCGGCGTTGCGATGCCCGGAATGCCTATCGGCCAACTGGTCCTGGCAGCCGTTGTCCGGCCGCGGAGAAGTGCTGTCCTACATCGTGATCCATCAGAAGTACAACGCCGCCTGGGCGGACCGGGTGCCCTATAACGTGGCCATCATCCAACTGGAGGAGGGCCCTCGCATGATCAGCAATGTGGTGCCCCTTTCAGGCGGTGATGTCGAAGTCGGCATGCCGGTACAGGTGGTGTTCGAAGACGAAGACGGCGTGGCGATCCCCAGGTTCGCCCCGACCGCGCCGGACGAGAGCGAAGGAGAATCATGA
- a CDS encoding MurR/RpiR family transcriptional regulator — MSAAPLDDVTETVRGKYDKLTNSQKRIAETIIEDPEFVAFATVDKLATRLDVAASTVVRFAYKLGLDGYQDLQERIRQQIRNQYRAVGDAEGATTPTSHLAGTSFQDSLDRDLAHLQRTARSLHRDVLAQAVTALADAEHVYITGDLTSYCLAHFTAIAVGRTRERVRLVQADAEGATALLEMGPDDVLLAYTFPPYSRNVLRVVESAVRRRTLTIGVTDAAISPVGQRVSIVLSAVASGIGPQNTLVSGMAVANALVNGLIQRDEAKSIERYKAVGALAADWDLFVLGPDNGS, encoded by the coding sequence ATGTCCGCAGCACCGTTGGACGACGTCACCGAAACCGTGCGGGGCAAGTACGACAAACTGACGAACTCTCAGAAGAGAATCGCCGAGACCATCATCGAGGATCCGGAGTTCGTCGCGTTCGCGACCGTCGACAAGCTGGCCACCCGGCTCGACGTCGCCGCCTCGACGGTCGTCAGATTCGCGTACAAGCTAGGGTTGGACGGCTACCAGGATCTGCAGGAGCGCATCCGGCAGCAGATCCGCAACCAGTACCGCGCTGTCGGCGACGCCGAAGGCGCCACCACTCCGACCAGTCACCTTGCGGGGACTTCGTTCCAGGACTCATTGGACCGGGATCTCGCGCACCTACAGCGCACCGCACGGTCGCTGCACAGAGATGTGCTCGCGCAGGCGGTCACCGCCCTGGCCGATGCCGAGCATGTCTACATCACCGGCGACCTCACGTCCTACTGCCTTGCCCATTTCACCGCGATCGCGGTGGGACGCACGCGCGAACGGGTTCGGCTGGTCCAAGCCGACGCTGAAGGTGCGACAGCACTGCTCGAGATGGGACCCGACGATGTGCTGCTGGCCTACACGTTCCCGCCGTACTCCCGCAACGTACTTCGCGTCGTCGAATCTGCGGTGCGCCGCCGAACCCTGACCATCGGAGTGACCGATGCGGCGATTTCCCCGGTGGGGCAGCGGGTTTCGATTGTTCTGTCGGCGGTGGCATCCGGCATCGGTCCGCAGAACACGCTGGTCTCCGGTATGGCGGTGGCCAATGCGCTGGTGAACGGGCTGATCCAGCGCGACGAGGCAAAGTCGATCGAACGCTACAAGGCAGTCGGGGCCCTGGCCGCGGATTGGGACTTGTTCGTACTGGGGCCCGACAATGGCAGCTGA
- a CDS encoding CoA transferase encodes MADLGAEVIRIDPVNGPCSVDCAPFWLDADRPRVSLFERFVNAGKKSVTLELRAPEAERIVSELLASADIVLESPGPVLAAAGWPEDRVAALNPRLIRVQVSPYGASEVESNVVSDDLVLLGAGGLLSMGGYPDIGPVAVYGQQTTYMASIFGAVAAIAGLIGRHRGAEPETADVSAQECVAQALEESVMRYAMTGEIRSSQGEVAKEAGTGSYRCADGYVSMVAGRLGTAAAWDSLVRWLAESDSAATVLTSEQWSRFEFRQRPESIEEFRETFERFAATRTRQELYREAQERGIALSPVNDLNAVMEDAQLLNRSFFVELDDPELARPMTYPGLPYSMSGTPLRKPQAAPRRGADNADIYLKTVGLSRDELESLAARGVL; translated from the coding sequence TTGGCCGACCTGGGCGCCGAGGTCATCCGGATCGATCCCGTCAACGGGCCCTGCAGCGTCGACTGCGCACCCTTCTGGCTGGATGCGGACCGCCCGCGCGTGAGTCTCTTCGAGCGGTTCGTCAATGCGGGCAAGAAATCGGTCACTCTGGAGCTGCGTGCCCCGGAGGCCGAGCGCATCGTCTCCGAGCTGCTGGCCAGCGCCGACATCGTGCTGGAGAGTCCGGGCCCCGTGCTGGCCGCCGCGGGCTGGCCGGAGGATCGCGTCGCAGCGCTGAACCCACGTCTCATTCGCGTCCAGGTGTCACCATATGGCGCGTCCGAAGTCGAATCCAACGTGGTCTCGGATGATCTGGTGTTACTCGGTGCCGGCGGACTGCTGTCGATGGGTGGCTACCCCGACATCGGCCCGGTGGCCGTCTACGGTCAGCAGACCACCTACATGGCTTCTATCTTCGGCGCGGTGGCGGCGATTGCCGGGCTAATCGGGCGCCACCGCGGGGCTGAGCCGGAGACCGCGGATGTGTCGGCGCAGGAATGTGTGGCGCAGGCGCTGGAGGAGAGCGTGATGCGCTATGCGATGACAGGTGAGATCCGGTCATCCCAAGGAGAGGTCGCCAAGGAAGCCGGCACCGGCAGCTATCGCTGCGCCGACGGGTACGTCAGCATGGTCGCGGGTCGACTCGGCACGGCGGCCGCGTGGGATTCCCTGGTCCGCTGGCTAGCCGAAAGTGATTCGGCGGCAACCGTATTGACGAGCGAGCAGTGGTCACGCTTCGAGTTCCGGCAGCGGCCGGAATCCATCGAGGAGTTCCGCGAGACCTTCGAACGCTTCGCCGCGACCCGCACTCGCCAGGAGTTGTACCGGGAAGCTCAGGAGCGTGGCATCGCCCTGTCCCCGGTCAACGACCTCAACGCTGTGATGGAGGACGCGCAGTTGCTGAACCGCAGTTTCTTCGTCGAGCTCGATGATCCCGAACTCGCCAGGCCGATGACGTATCCGGGGTTGCCGTACAGCATGAGCGGGACCCCGCTTCGCAAGCCGCAGGCCGCCCCGCGGCGTGGCGCCGACAATGCCGACATCTACCTCAAGACCGTCGGCCTCAGCCGCGACGAGCTGGAGAGCCTTGCCGCACGGGGCGTGCTGTGA
- a CDS encoding thiolase family protein yields the protein MGWRKAAITGVGVSRQGKFPGETPNSLAAEAFVAALEDAGLRREDVDGLLTMPGTKSPEGAKHYLALGELLGINPVLTGSLSMGGATAGVLIQQAALAIEAGMANTVVCIFGDTAKTGGSRFNADAGTDSDSWGIWGMFGNAANSAFGATRHMALHNTTSEQLGWIAVTTRKHASLNPNAIMREPITIDDHQNSRMIVDPLHLLDCCIISDGAVAIIVTSAERAKDNASTPVELWGMGQGHTLVKLGTPDWWYLPHQADCISRAYRMAGVGPENIDVAQLYDNFTISVLFWLEHAGFCKPGEAGEFVQGGTRISLGGELPINTAGGNLSESYMQGWLHVVEGVRQIRGECGQRQVDRARLALVTGRGMTLNTASCLILGEAS from the coding sequence ATGGGGTGGCGCAAAGCGGCCATCACCGGAGTGGGCGTCAGCCGACAGGGCAAGTTTCCTGGGGAGACGCCGAATTCCCTTGCCGCCGAGGCTTTCGTCGCGGCGCTCGAAGACGCTGGGTTACGGCGTGAGGACGTCGACGGTCTGCTGACCATGCCGGGGACCAAGTCACCCGAAGGCGCCAAGCACTACCTCGCCCTCGGAGAACTGCTCGGCATCAATCCGGTACTGACCGGCAGCCTGTCGATGGGCGGCGCGACCGCCGGAGTCTTGATTCAGCAGGCGGCGCTTGCGATCGAGGCGGGCATGGCGAACACCGTGGTCTGCATCTTCGGTGACACCGCCAAGACTGGTGGCAGCCGCTTCAACGCCGACGCCGGCACCGACAGCGACTCATGGGGTATCTGGGGCATGTTCGGCAATGCCGCCAACAGCGCATTCGGCGCGACCCGGCACATGGCGCTGCACAACACCACCAGCGAGCAGCTGGGCTGGATCGCGGTGACCACACGAAAGCACGCATCACTGAATCCAAATGCGATCATGCGGGAACCGATCACCATCGACGACCACCAGAACTCGCGGATGATCGTCGACCCGCTGCATCTGCTGGACTGCTGCATCATCTCCGACGGGGCGGTGGCGATCATCGTGACCTCCGCCGAGCGGGCCAAGGACAACGCCAGCACACCGGTCGAGCTGTGGGGTATGGGCCAGGGTCACACGCTGGTGAAACTCGGTACCCCTGACTGGTGGTATCTGCCGCACCAGGCCGACTGCATCAGCCGCGCCTACCGTATGGCCGGCGTAGGTCCGGAGAACATCGACGTGGCACAGCTCTACGACAACTTCACGATCTCGGTGTTGTTCTGGTTGGAGCACGCCGGGTTCTGCAAACCGGGTGAGGCCGGTGAGTTCGTCCAGGGCGGCACCAGGATCAGCCTGGGGGGTGAGCTGCCGATCAACACGGCGGGCGGCAATCTGTCGGAGTCCTACATGCAGGGCTGGCTGCACGTCGTCGAAGGGGTGCGTCAGATCCGCGGCGAGTGTGGACAGCGCCAGGTCGATAGAGCGCGGCTGGCGCTGGTGACCGGGCGGGGGATGACACTCAACACCGCCAGCTGCCTGATCCTCGGGGAGGCCTCATGA
- a CDS encoding enoyl-CoA hydratase/isomerase family protein, producing MAAVDWERRGSAGWVRLNRPDRRNAIDVATRRGLAEAFTLLESDPEVGVIVLTGTGSMFCAGVDLHEPTPERGLLDLGEQVSAPIERCPLPVVAAMNGPAVGGGFELALACDMRVATDTAWFALTELRIGSLPGSGGTQRLFESLPPAVAWKMLLTGSRISASEAERFGLISDVFDEQSFESDVAELISNLAGAAPLSVRAAKMAHAAGRAGNSGMAMERLLWRMLVETEDRAEGRAAFREKRAPRFRGR from the coding sequence ATGGCCGCCGTCGATTGGGAACGCCGGGGTTCGGCGGGATGGGTTCGGCTGAACCGGCCGGATCGCCGGAACGCCATCGATGTGGCCACACGTCGGGGGTTGGCCGAGGCTTTCACCCTGCTGGAATCCGACCCCGAGGTCGGGGTCATCGTGCTCACCGGCACCGGGTCGATGTTCTGCGCCGGGGTGGACCTGCACGAGCCGACGCCCGAGCGCGGACTGCTCGATCTCGGTGAGCAGGTGAGCGCTCCCATCGAACGATGCCCGCTGCCTGTGGTGGCCGCGATGAACGGACCCGCTGTCGGTGGTGGATTCGAATTGGCACTGGCTTGCGACATGCGAGTCGCGACGGACACCGCCTGGTTCGCGTTGACCGAGCTGCGCATCGGAAGCCTGCCCGGTAGCGGCGGCACCCAACGCCTGTTCGAGTCGTTGCCGCCTGCGGTGGCCTGGAAGATGCTGCTGACAGGCAGCCGGATCAGTGCGTCGGAAGCCGAACGGTTCGGGCTGATCAGCGATGTCTTCGACGAGCAGAGCTTCGAGTCCGACGTCGCAGAGCTGATCTCGAACCTCGCTGGAGCCGCGCCACTTTCGGTGCGAGCGGCGAAAATGGCGCACGCCGCCGGCAGAGCTGGGAATTCCGGTATGGCGATGGAACGCCTGCTGTGGCGAATGTTGGTCGAAACCGAAGACCGGGCCGAGGGCCGGGCCGCGTTCCGCGAGAAGCGTGCACCACGCTTCCGCGGTCGCTGA
- a CDS encoding UbiD family decarboxylase, giving the protein MTTERVVGGKSVRENSFDEQVAPEVVADKKVPRDTREWLARASAMGELKVLEGVDCEKGIGQITEMLHHDDDAPAVLFDGIPGYPKGFRMLVNTLSRRNRLAMTIGLDENISAAGVVDAWEQWLTEVKPLPVNTVTSGPITENIDTGDDVDLLKFPTPLWHEEDGGRYIGTAVAIVTKDPDTGVVNYGTYRAMVHDRNHTGLYISPGKHGRAHQEAWMARREPMPCVMLVGLSPLHFLGAALEIPEGVNELEWLGGVTGEPVDCIEGKLTGLPIPAGAEIALEGFVLPDEKRMEGPFGEWTGYYASKEQEQPVFRVDAVYHRNDPIMLGCPPQKPPYEGQKFQQYGRSANLRRELRAAGVPGVTAAWAHSVGGCRLFNVVAIKQQYAGHATQAGLAAISCRQGTYLGRVVVVVDEDIDVTDLHEVIWAVCTRHDPERDVQIIKRTTSGNLDPAIEPGKKGYNSRLLIDATRPWEWRDKFPAAMGPEPEEKAQVREDWGWILRGGK; this is encoded by the coding sequence ATGACCACCGAACGTGTCGTCGGCGGGAAGAGCGTGCGCGAGAACAGCTTCGACGAGCAAGTGGCACCCGAGGTCGTCGCGGACAAGAAGGTGCCCCGCGACACCCGCGAGTGGCTGGCCCGCGCGTCGGCGATGGGCGAGCTCAAGGTGCTCGAAGGTGTGGACTGCGAGAAGGGCATCGGGCAGATCACCGAGATGCTTCACCACGACGACGACGCCCCGGCTGTCCTGTTCGACGGCATCCCCGGCTACCCGAAGGGGTTCCGGATGCTGGTCAACACCCTGTCCCGGCGCAACCGGCTGGCCATGACCATCGGCCTGGACGAGAACATCTCCGCGGCAGGTGTCGTCGATGCGTGGGAGCAGTGGCTGACCGAGGTCAAGCCACTTCCGGTGAACACCGTCACCAGCGGCCCGATCACCGAGAACATCGACACCGGCGACGACGTGGACCTCCTGAAGTTCCCGACGCCGCTGTGGCACGAGGAAGACGGCGGCCGCTACATCGGCACAGCCGTGGCGATCGTCACCAAGGACCCCGACACCGGCGTCGTCAACTACGGCACGTACCGGGCAATGGTGCACGACCGCAACCACACCGGTCTTTACATCTCACCCGGCAAACACGGCCGGGCCCACCAGGAAGCATGGATGGCGCGCCGGGAGCCGATGCCGTGTGTGATGCTGGTCGGTTTGTCCCCGCTGCACTTCCTCGGTGCCGCGCTCGAGATCCCGGAGGGTGTCAATGAACTGGAGTGGCTCGGCGGTGTCACCGGCGAGCCTGTCGACTGTATCGAGGGCAAGCTCACCGGTCTGCCGATTCCGGCGGGTGCCGAGATAGCGCTGGAGGGTTTCGTCCTACCCGACGAGAAGCGGATGGAAGGACCATTCGGCGAATGGACCGGCTACTACGCTTCCAAGGAGCAGGAACAGCCCGTATTCCGAGTGGACGCGGTGTATCACCGCAACGACCCGATCATGCTGGGGTGTCCGCCGCAGAAGCCGCCGTACGAGGGCCAGAAGTTCCAGCAGTACGGCCGCAGTGCCAACCTGCGTCGCGAACTGCGCGCCGCCGGCGTCCCCGGAGTCACCGCCGCTTGGGCGCACAGCGTCGGCGGTTGCCGACTGTTCAACGTCGTCGCCATCAAGCAGCAGTACGCGGGCCATGCCACCCAGGCCGGCTTGGCGGCCATCTCGTGTCGGCAGGGCACCTACCTGGGCCGAGTGGTGGTCGTCGTCGACGAGGACATCGACGTCACGGATCTGCACGAGGTGATCTGGGCGGTGTGCACCCGTCATGATCCCGAGCGTGATGTCCAGATCATCAAGCGCACCACCAGCGGAAACCTCGATCCCGCAATCGAACCCGGGAAGAAGGGCTACAACAGCAGACTGCTGATCGATGCCACCCGGCCGTGGGAGTGGCGGGACAAGTTCCCGGCCGCCATGGGGCCCGAGCCCGAGGAGAAGGCGCAGGTTCGCGAGGACTGGGGATGGATCCTGCGGGGAGGTAAGTGA